A single window of Arcobacter venerupis DNA harbors:
- a CDS encoding arsenate reductase ArsC, which yields MSNSTKKVLILCTGNSCRSIIAEALINAKLEGINADSSGVKASGRVNPNAKKLLEDKGIWREEYHSKTLDTVIENDYDLIVTVCDHANETCPMFPKPIPKIHVGFEDPDGKGFEAFEATYREIEEILLPKVIEALK from the coding sequence ATGAGTAATTCAACAAAAAAAGTTTTGATTTTATGTACTGGAAATTCTTGCAGAAGTATTATCGCTGAAGCACTTATAAATGCTAAATTAGAAGGAATCAATGCAGATTCTAGTGGTGTGAAAGCCAGTGGACGAGTAAATCCAAATGCAAAAAAACTTCTTGAAGACAAAGGGATTTGGAGAGAGGAATATCACTCAAAAACACTCGATACTGTTATAGAAAATGATTATGATTTAATAGTAACTGTTTGTGACCATGCAAATGAGACTTGCCCAATGTTTCCAAAACCAATACCAAAAATCCATGTTGGTTTTGAAGATCCAGATGGAAAAGGTTTTGAAGCATTTGAAGCTACTTATAGAGAGATAGAAGAGATTTTACTTCCAAAAGTTATTGAGGCTTTGAAATAG
- a CDS encoding permease, translating into MFDWLSDLSSLFVFDILGLIKGTHLGDALQFFIFDTIKIFILLITIIYIVTLLRSYFPIEKARDYISGKHKIVGHILAAIFGVITPFCSCSAIPLFLGFLQARIPLGVTFSYLISAPLSDAVVIAMLFSLFGWKIALLYVGLGLLIAIVAGLIIGAMNLEKEVLIEVKPTTACCNGSDTDETLFNQRLKESWEYTADIFKKIYLYVIVGVGIGAFIHGYIPADFISNYAGGSVWYAPIVAVVMGIPMYSNAAGILPLVEVLTQKGMLLGTALSFMMAVVALSLPEAMILKRVLSIKLISIFFGIVGFSILLTGYLFNYLIG; encoded by the coding sequence ATGTTTGATTGGCTTTCCGACTTAAGTTCTTTATTTGTATTTGACATATTAGGACTTATAAAAGGGACTCACTTAGGTGATGCTTTACAATTTTTTATATTTGACACTATAAAAATATTTATACTTTTAATTACTATTATTTATATAGTTACATTATTGAGAAGTTATTTTCCAATAGAAAAAGCCAGAGATTATATAAGCGGAAAACACAAAATCGTAGGACACATCTTAGCAGCAATTTTTGGAGTGATAACTCCCTTTTGTTCTTGTAGTGCTATTCCACTTTTTTTAGGATTTTTACAAGCTAGAATTCCTTTAGGAGTTACCTTTTCATATCTAATTTCAGCGCCTCTTAGTGATGCTGTTGTTATTGCTATGTTATTCTCTTTATTTGGATGGAAAATTGCACTTTTATATGTGGGACTTGGTTTATTAATTGCAATTGTTGCAGGTCTTATAATTGGAGCTATGAACTTAGAAAAAGAGGTTTTAATTGAAGTAAAACCAACAACTGCTTGTTGTAATGGCTCAGATACTGATGAAACTTTATTTAATCAAAGATTAAAAGAGTCATGGGAATATACAGCTGATATTTTCAAAAAAATATATCTTTATGTGATTGTGGGAGTTGGAATTGGAGCATTTATTCATGGATATATTCCAGCTGATTTTATAAGTAATTATGCTGGAGGTTCTGTTTGGTATGCTCCAATAGTTGCAGTTGTTATGGGAATTCCAATGTATTCAAATGCAGCTGGAATTTTGCCCCTTGTAGAAGTTTTAACACAAAAAGGTATGTTACTTGGAACTGCTCTTAGTTTCATGATGGCAGTTGTAGCTCTTAGTCTTCCAGAAGCCATGATTTTAAAAAGAGTATTAAGTATAAAATTAATTTCAATTTTCTTTGGAATAGTTGGATTTTCTATACTTTTAACTGGTTATTTGTTTAATTATTTAATCGGATAA
- a CDS encoding YnfA family protein produces the protein MIKEFIIYFLAAFFEILGCYSFWNFFKLEKTYIWLFIGMVSLSIFAYLLTKVNLEFAGRAYAIYGGIYIVSSLLWLYFIEKQSFNKWDLIGAGICILGASIILIGNQK, from the coding sequence TTGATAAAAGAATTTATAATATATTTTTTAGCAGCCTTTTTTGAAATACTAGGTTGTTATAGTTTTTGGAATTTCTTTAAACTCGAAAAGACTTATATTTGGCTTTTTATTGGAATGGTATCTTTGAGTATTTTTGCATATTTATTAACAAAAGTAAATCTTGAGTTTGCTGGTCGTGCTTATGCCATTTATGGTGGGATTTATATAGTTTCATCACTTCTATGGTTATACTTTATAGAGAAACAAAGTTTTAATAAATGGGATTTAATAGGTGCTGGCATTTGTATTTTAGGTGCAAGTATCATATTAATTGGAAATCAAAAATAG
- a CDS encoding thioredoxin family protein: protein MKIEILGTGCSKCKTLEENAKQALAKIGGFHELKKVEDVVEIMNYGVMSTPALVVDGVVKSSGKVLSADDIVEFLK from the coding sequence ATGAAAATAGAAATTTTAGGAACAGGATGTTCAAAGTGTAAAACTTTGGAAGAAAATGCGAAACAAGCACTTGCAAAAATTGGTGGTTTTCATGAACTTAAAAAAGTTGAAGATGTAGTTGAAATTATGAATTACGGAGTTATGAGTACACCAGCTTTGGTTGTTGATGGAGTAGTAAAAAGTAGTGGGAAAGTTTTAAGTGCTGATGATATTGTAGAGTTTTTAAAATAG
- a CDS encoding DUF350 domain-containing protein, giving the protein MEIELFIGFISFFLTALGLVIVFLYLYAMVTPYDDYKLIFEENNTAAALGFGGAIIGVAIPMYSALVNSTSYIDFAIWGFVAIIIQLIFAFIVTRLNGKYSFKTKISEGIIPVGILMAFLSISIGLLNAGSMSY; this is encoded by the coding sequence ATGGAAATTGAATTATTTATAGGCTTTATTAGCTTCTTCTTAACTGCACTTGGTCTTGTTATTGTTTTTCTTTATTTATATGCAATGGTAACACCTTATGATGATTATAAACTAATTTTTGAAGAGAATAATACAGCCGCCGCTCTTGGTTTTGGTGGGGCAATTATTGGAGTTGCAATTCCTATGTATAGTGCTTTAGTTAACTCTACATCTTATATAGATTTCGCGATTTGGGGATTTGTAGCAATTATTATTCAATTAATTTTTGCATTTATTGTAACTAGACTTAATGGGAAATATTCTTTTAAAACAAAAATTTCGGAAGGTATAATTCCTGTTGGAATTTTAATGGCATTTTTATCAATTTCGATTGGACTTTTAAATGCAGGGTCAATGAGTTATTAA
- a CDS encoding class I SAM-dependent methyltransferase, protein MYICPLCNNNSTPFYKDEFYKCSCCGGIFRPIEKLLDNEKEKERYESHTNDSDDLGYQNFVSPITNSILKEFPKNDIGLDFGCGKDSPIVKILRNNEYKIFEYDPYFFDDKNALEKKYDYIACCEVIEHFYNPKKEFELLKNLLKEGGVLYLMTGIYKENIDFSKWWYKNDLTHVFIFQEQTFEWIKKEFEFENMQIEKNFIKLF, encoded by the coding sequence ATGTATATTTGTCCACTTTGTAATAACAATTCAACACCATTTTATAAAGATGAATTTTATAAATGCTCTTGTTGTGGTGGAATATTTAGGCCTATTGAAAAACTACTTGATAATGAAAAAGAGAAAGAGAGATATGAAAGTCATACTAATGATTCAGATGATTTAGGTTATCAAAACTTTGTATCTCCAATTACAAATTCTATTTTAAAAGAGTTTCCAAAAAATGATATTGGTTTAGATTTTGGTTGCGGAAAAGACTCTCCAATAGTAAAAATCTTAAGAAACAATGAATATAAAATATTTGAATATGATCCATACTTTTTTGATGATAAAAATGCTTTAGAGAAAAAATATGATTACATTGCTTGTTGTGAAGTGATTGAGCATTTTTATAATCCAAAAAAAGAGTTTGAATTACTAAAAAATCTTTTAAAAGAGGGTGGAGTTTTATATCTAATGACGGGAATTTATAAGGAAAATATAGACTTTTCGAAGTGGTGGTATAAAAATGACTTAACCCATGTTTTTATTTTCCAAGAGCAAACTTTTGAGTGGATAAAAAAAGAGTTTGAGTTTGAGAATATGCAAATAGAAAAAAATTTTATAAAGCTTTTTTAA
- a CDS encoding cation:dicarboxylate symporter family transporter → MEEILNEKKKNWTNYTIKSLAFWVVVAIIAGIVFGVVNPKLAVETKPGIDWFIQILKWLVGPIIFLTIISGIVGLESLKEVGTIGFKAFIYFEIVSTFALAIGVLFGNWFAPGSGMNLSVDSLDPASVEKFTHGDQHLGSVWSILKGAIPTDPITPFLNGQTLQVLVMALTLAILISAFGGAYKDKILAPLETAQNFFFKILTVLMWLSPIASFSAMAFLIGKFGLVSLVNMAGLLGVMFISVCAFIFIVLGLILAIFKINVFKFMRFIYKEVLIVFATSSSESALAPLMRRLEAAGVSRGTTGLVIPTGYSFNLDCTNIYLSLSVIFLSQAFNIPLTLGQQLSIIVILMVTSKGAVGVTGSGFIVLAGTLSALGGVIPVVTVAVLLGVDKFMSEMRAVGNLCGNAVASVVVGAWDKQIDMEKFKYSLDHPESVKDVIPG, encoded by the coding sequence TTGGAAGAAATATTAAATGAAAAGAAAAAGAATTGGACAAACTATACAATCAAAAGTTTAGCTTTTTGGGTTGTTGTTGCGATTATTGCAGGTATAGTTTTTGGTGTTGTTAATCCAAAACTAGCAGTAGAGACAAAACCAGGGATTGATTGGTTTATTCAAATACTTAAATGGTTAGTTGGACCTATTATATTTTTAACAATTATTTCAGGTATTGTTGGACTAGAAAGTCTTAAAGAAGTTGGAACTATTGGGTTTAAAGCATTTATTTACTTTGAAATCGTGAGTACTTTTGCTTTAGCAATTGGTGTTTTATTTGGAAATTGGTTTGCGCCAGGAAGCGGAATGAATCTTTCTGTTGATTCATTAGACCCAGCAAGTGTTGAAAAGTTCACACATGGTGATCAACATTTAGGTTCTGTTTGGTCTATTTTAAAAGGAGCAATTCCTACTGATCCTATTACTCCATTCTTGAATGGTCAAACTCTTCAAGTGTTAGTAATGGCGTTAACATTAGCTATTTTAATCTCTGCATTTGGTGGAGCATATAAAGATAAAATCTTAGCTCCCCTTGAAACTGCACAAAACTTTTTCTTCAAAATCTTAACTGTTTTAATGTGGCTAAGTCCAATTGCAAGTTTTAGTGCAATGGCATTTTTAATTGGTAAATTTGGTCTTGTTTCTTTAGTTAATATGGCTGGTTTATTAGGCGTTATGTTCATTTCTGTTTGTGCATTTATTTTTATAGTACTTGGTCTTATCTTAGCTATCTTTAAAATTAATGTTTTCAAATTTATGAGATTTATATATAAAGAAGTATTAATTGTATTTGCAACATCTTCAAGTGAATCAGCTTTAGCTCCACTTATGAGAAGACTAGAAGCAGCAGGAGTAAGTAGAGGAACAACAGGTTTAGTTATTCCAACTGGATATTCATTTAATCTTGATTGTACAAATATTTATTTGTCACTTTCAGTTATCTTTTTATCGCAAGCCTTTAATATCCCATTAACACTTGGTCAGCAACTTAGTATAATCGTTATTTTAATGGTTACATCAAAAGGTGCAGTTGGAGTTACAGGTTCAGGATTTATTGTACTTGCAGGAACACTATCAGCGCTTGGTGGAGTAATTCCAGTTGTTACAGTTGCTGTTTTATTAGGTGTTGATAAATTTATGAGTGAGATGAGAGCTGTTGGTAACTTATGTGGAAATGCTGTTGCTTCAGTTGTTGTTGGTGCTTGGGATAAACAAATTGATATGGAAAAATTCAAATATTCACTTGACCATCCAGAAAGCGTTAAGGATGTAATTCCTGGATAA
- a CDS encoding SulP family inorganic anion transporter: MYQTIKNEWFFNIRADILSGLVVALALIPEAIAFSIIAGVDPKVGLYASFSMAVVIAFVGGRPGMISAATGAMALVMVTLVKDYGLQYLLAATLLTGVIQICLSYIGIHKLMSFVARAVVVGFVNALAILIFMAQLPELTDVTWHVYALTAVGLGIIYLFPYIPKIGQILPSPLVTIVVLTIFVYFVGWDVRNIGDMGALPDTLPIFLLPDIPFNLETLKIIFPYSFALAIVGLLESFMTATIIDDFTDTISNKQTEARGQGIANFATGCIGGMAGCAMIGQSIINYKSGGRGRLSTFIAGFFLLIMVVFLSDIISIIPMAALVSVMIMVSISTFDWSSIKKLKTLPISTNIVMLSTVAVTVYTHNLAIGVITGVLFASLFFANKISHFMYCNTEYSEDKCSKTYQFVGQVFFNSADKFYETIDFKEDIKNIIIDVRRAHFWDISAVYALDKSVIKLKKEGKTVEIIGQNEATKTIIDRFGIHDKPDEIEKVMGGH; encoded by the coding sequence ATGTATCAAACCATAAAAAACGAATGGTTTTTTAATATTCGAGCAGATATTTTATCAGGTTTAGTTGTGGCACTTGCCCTAATTCCTGAAGCTATTGCTTTTTCAATTATTGCAGGAGTTGATCCAAAAGTTGGACTTTATGCTTCATTTTCAATGGCAGTTGTAATTGCTTTTGTTGGAGGTCGACCTGGAATGATAAGTGCAGCAACTGGCGCAATGGCACTTGTAATGGTAACTCTTGTAAAAGATTATGGACTTCAATACTTACTGGCTGCCACTTTATTAACAGGTGTTATTCAAATATGTTTATCATATATTGGAATTCATAAACTTATGAGTTTTGTGGCACGAGCTGTTGTAGTGGGATTTGTAAATGCTTTGGCAATTCTTATTTTTATGGCTCAACTTCCAGAACTAACAGATGTAACTTGGCATGTTTATGCTCTAACTGCTGTTGGACTTGGAATTATTTATCTGTTTCCTTATATTCCAAAAATTGGACAAATTCTTCCATCTCCACTTGTAACTATTGTTGTTTTAACAATCTTTGTATATTTTGTTGGTTGGGATGTAAGAAATATTGGAGACATGGGAGCACTTCCTGATACTTTACCAATATTTTTACTTCCAGATATTCCATTTAATCTTGAAACTTTAAAGATTATTTTTCCATACTCTTTTGCACTAGCAATCGTGGGACTTTTAGAATCATTTATGACAGCTACAATTATTGATGATTTTACAGACACAATTAGTAATAAACAAACGGAAGCAAGAGGTCAAGGAATTGCAAACTTTGCAACTGGATGTATTGGAGGAATGGCAGGATGTGCCATGATTGGGCAATCAATTATCAACTATAAATCAGGTGGACGAGGAAGATTATCAACATTTATTGCTGGTTTTTTCCTTTTGATTATGGTTGTTTTTTTATCTGATATTATCTCAATTATTCCAATGGCAGCATTGGTTTCTGTTATGATTATGGTATCTATTAGTACTTTTGATTGGTCTTCAATTAAAAAACTAAAAACTCTTCCAATATCTACAAATATTGTTATGCTATCAACTGTAGCAGTTACAGTTTATACTCATAATTTAGCCATTGGAGTAATAACAGGAGTTCTTTTTGCTTCACTATTTTTTGCAAATAAAATCTCACACTTTATGTATTGTAATACTGAATATAGTGAAGATAAATGTTCTAAAACCTATCAATTTGTAGGGCAAGTATTTTTTAATAGTGCTGATAAATTTTATGAAACAATAGATTTTAAAGAAGATATAAAAAATATTATTATTGATGTAAGAAGAGCTCACTTTTGGGATATTTCTGCTGTTTATGCCTTAGATAAATCAGTTATTAAACTAAAAAAAGAGGGGAAAACTGTAGAAATAATTGGACAAAATGAAGCAACAAAAACTATCATTGATAGATTTGGAATCCATGATAAACCAGATGAAATAGAAAAAGTTATGGGAGGACATTAA
- a CDS encoding MerR family transcriptional regulator — protein MKIIEEKNYYKMSELVEITNLSNHTISFYDKKGLIPNSVSTSINMKYYPEITVTVLNLIVYFKENLNFSIDYIKELFDYYNVDFENRSELILQSIEMISSEIKNPISKEKLINKNLQEAINIGLLEDKEIYFKTEIEILEIFDELLKYDISLELVEEYINTSKKLALLEKELSQKVFDKTGTIPEILVLNILNSLKPYIFNKQTILELKKDK, from the coding sequence ATGAAAATAATAGAAGAGAAAAACTATTACAAAATGTCTGAACTTGTTGAAATTACAAATCTAAGTAATCACACAATCTCTTTTTATGATAAAAAAGGTTTGATTCCAAATAGTGTAAGCACTTCAATTAATATGAAATATTATCCAGAGATTACAGTTACTGTTTTAAATCTGATTGTATATTTCAAAGAGAATTTAAATTTTTCAATTGATTACATAAAAGAACTTTTTGATTATTATAATGTTGATTTTGAAAATAGAAGTGAGTTAATCCTTCAATCAATTGAGATGATTTCAAGTGAGATAAAAAATCCAATTTCAAAAGAGAAACTAATAAATAAAAATCTACAAGAAGCAATAAATATTGGTTTACTGGAAGATAAAGAGATATATTTTAAAACAGAAATAGAGATTTTAGAGATTTTTGATGAATTATTAAAATATGATATTTCACTAGAACTTGTGGAAGAGTATATTAATACAAGTAAAAAACTTGCCCTTCTTGAAAAAGAGTTATCACAAAAAGTTTTTGATAAAACAGGAACAATTCCTGAAATTTTAGTTTTAAATATTCTAAACTCACTCAAACCATATATTTTTAATAAACAAACAATTCTTGAACTAAAAAAGGATAAATAA
- a CDS encoding acyl-[ACP]--phospholipid O-acyltransferase, translating to MNKINNILAIKMAFLFVVFCNVIVDVAHKVFLQNIAFKVFDGSNQVIWISIINALIIIPFLLLFTVSGYLSDKYNKKNILIYGAISSFCLSILMVISYMSENFYFAMFSLVLLAVQSAIYSPAKFGLIIDIYGKKNLSNGNAVLQATSIIAILFSIATASYVFENYYNLNNLASLATKEELLKAILPLTYYILPVAFLEMVISFLFLRRINTTYTKNETLTLDKNELFKGKLLSKNIEVIFANNIISLSVIGLSVFWGVSQALMAVFPSYVKEYLGITDVFMINGVIGASGIGIAIGSILYSKISKHYIEIGTIPLAALGMALMIYISTVVQTPFLLGISFLVFGIFGGLFVVPLNALIQFNAKKRVLGTILAGNNWFNSLAMFLMLALTTTVSYYELDPLNTLYLILLITVIGTFYTIYKLPQSLILLFLKRIVGLKYKLEVNGVKNIPASGGVLLLGNHISWIDWAVVLMATPREVRFVMHKPIYEKWYLNWLLKIFKAIPISNGSSKNTIQTIAKELDAGNVVVVFPEGAITRNGHLGEFKKGFEKILELTTTDVIVVPFYIRGLWESMFSRASKKFKKSNKTNNVTVSFSRMMRKEKANIISVKQELIKLSTKSWQEHIRDLKPLNETIFDRLKEVGSNMIFADSTGLELSGERFLTVSIIFKNLLKAEIKGQNIGLLLPSTAAGAFINYAVLMMGKTIINLNYTSELNSLKTAVQSAQIKTIIASKKFIEKLENKGINIKEILEMVEVIYVEDLKEKISRPKGIVTYFSVKLIPSFILKAIHLTKTSKSDTVLILFSSGSEGTPKGVELSGDNILGNSQQIANIINANDDDIMVGSLPLFHAFGIVVTTFLPLIEGIKCVCHPDPTDGLGIGKLVSQYKATIMTGTSTFFRLYTKNSKVHPLMFESLRLCVAGAEKLREDVRYDFKKKFGKDILEGYGTSETSPVAACNLPDVLAPDDFSVQVGNKIGTVGMAIPGTTIKIVDPLTFEELATNEEGMILICGIQVMKGYLNDEVKTSQVLKKLKGKTYYITGDKGRLDEDGFLTIVDRYSRFAKLAGEMISLGAVEEKISKIVALGEDSLVDFIVTSIEDEKKGEKIVLLISNVSEEFVSNLKEKMISSFDNKLMIPSTIKIVEDIPKLGTGKKDFKGAKELALC from the coding sequence ATGAACAAGATAAACAATATTCTAGCAATAAAAATGGCATTTTTATTTGTAGTTTTTTGTAATGTAATCGTGGATGTTGCACATAAAGTGTTTTTGCAAAATATTGCATTTAAAGTATTTGATGGAAGTAATCAGGTTATTTGGATTTCTATTATAAATGCTTTGATTATTATTCCATTTTTGCTTTTATTTACTGTTAGTGGATATTTATCTGATAAATATAACAAAAAGAATATCTTGATTTATGGAGCTATATCATCATTTTGTTTATCCATTTTAATGGTGATTTCTTATATGAGTGAGAATTTTTATTTTGCAATGTTCTCTTTGGTTTTATTAGCTGTTCAAAGTGCAATTTATTCACCTGCAAAGTTTGGATTGATTATTGATATTTATGGTAAGAAAAATCTTTCAAATGGAAATGCAGTTTTACAAGCAACTTCAATTATCGCTATTTTATTTTCAATTGCAACTGCTTCTTATGTATTTGAAAACTACTATAATCTAAATAATTTAGCTTCACTTGCTACAAAAGAGGAACTTTTAAAAGCAATTTTACCTTTGACATATTATATTTTGCCAGTTGCATTTTTAGAAATGGTAATTTCATTTTTGTTTTTAAGAAGAATAAATACAACTTACACTAAAAATGAAACTCTAACTTTAGATAAAAATGAGTTATTTAAAGGGAAACTTCTATCTAAAAATATAGAAGTAATATTTGCAAATAATATCATCTCTTTATCAGTAATTGGATTGTCAGTATTTTGGGGAGTTTCACAAGCTTTGATGGCAGTATTTCCTTCTTATGTAAAAGAGTATTTAGGAATAACAGATGTCTTTATGATAAATGGAGTTATTGGAGCTTCTGGCATTGGAATTGCCATTGGTTCAATATTGTATTCAAAAATCTCAAAACACTATATAGAAATAGGAACAATTCCCCTTGCAGCTTTGGGAATGGCTTTGATGATTTATATATCAACAGTTGTTCAAACTCCATTTCTTTTAGGGATTAGTTTTTTAGTGTTTGGAATTTTTGGAGGATTGTTTGTTGTTCCTTTAAATGCTTTAATCCAATTTAATGCTAAAAAGAGAGTTTTAGGAACTATTCTTGCTGGAAATAACTGGTTTAATTCATTAGCTATGTTTTTGATGTTGGCATTAACTACAACAGTTTCATATTATGAGTTAGACCCATTAAATACGCTTTATTTGATTTTATTAATCACAGTTATCGGAACATTTTATACAATTTATAAACTACCGCAATCTTTGATTTTACTTTTCTTAAAAAGAATCGTTGGATTAAAATACAAACTTGAAGTAAATGGTGTAAAAAATATTCCAGCATCTGGTGGAGTTTTACTTTTAGGAAATCATATTTCATGGATAGATTGGGCTGTTGTTTTAATGGCAACTCCAAGGGAAGTGCGATTTGTAATGCATAAACCAATTTATGAAAAATGGTATTTAAATTGGCTTTTAAAAATTTTCAAAGCAATTCCAATTTCAAATGGTTCAAGTAAAAATACAATTCAAACAATTGCAAAAGAGTTGGATGCTGGAAATGTAGTTGTTGTTTTCCCTGAGGGTGCAATTACAAGAAATGGTCACTTAGGAGAGTTTAAAAAAGGTTTTGAAAAAATATTAGAACTAACAACTACAGATGTAATCGTTGTTCCTTTTTATATCAGAGGACTTTGGGAATCAATGTTTTCACGAGCAAGTAAAAAGTTCAAAAAATCAAATAAAACAAATAATGTAACAGTATCATTTTCAAGAATGATGAGAAAAGAAAAAGCAAATATCATAAGTGTAAAACAAGAGCTAATAAAACTATCTACAAAATCTTGGCAAGAGCATATAAGAGATTTAAAACCACTAAATGAAACTATCTTTGATAGATTAAAAGAGGTTGGTTCAAATATGATTTTTGCAGATTCAACTGGACTTGAATTAAGTGGAGAGAGATTTTTAACCGTTTCAATTATATTTAAAAACTTGTTAAAGGCTGAAATTAAAGGGCAAAATATAGGTTTATTACTTCCATCTACTGCTGCTGGAGCATTTATAAATTATGCGGTTTTAATGATGGGAAAAACTATAATAAATCTAAACTATACAAGTGAATTAAACTCTTTAAAAACAGCCGTTCAATCAGCTCAAATAAAAACAATAATCGCCTCAAAAAAGTTTATAGAAAAACTTGAAAACAAAGGAATAAATATAAAAGAAATCCTTGAAATGGTTGAGGTAATTTATGTGGAAGATTTAAAAGAGAAAATATCAAGACCAAAAGGAATAGTTACATATTTTAGTGTGAAATTAATTCCAAGTTTTATATTAAAAGCAATTCATTTAACTAAAACTTCAAAGAGTGATACAGTTTTAATTTTGTTCTCATCAGGAAGTGAGGGAACTCCAAAAGGTGTAGAATTAAGTGGAGATAATATTTTAGGAAATTCTCAACAAATAGCAAATATTATCAATGCAAATGATGATGATATTATGGTGGGTTCTTTACCATTATTTCATGCTTTTGGAATAGTTGTTACTACCTTTTTACCTTTGATTGAGGGAATAAAATGTGTTTGTCATCCAGACCCAACAGATGGTTTAGGAATTGGAAAGTTAGTTTCTCAATATAAAGCCACAATAATGACTGGAACTTCAACTTTCTTTAGACTTTATACGAAAAACTCAAAAGTACATCCTTTGATGTTTGAAAGTCTGCGACTTTGTGTGGCTGGTGCTGAGAAATTAAGAGAAGATGTAAGATACGATTTTAAAAAGAAATTTGGAAAAGATATTCTTGAAGGTTATGGAACAAGTGAAACTTCACCCGTTGCAGCTTGTAATTTGCCAGATGTTTTAGCTCCTGATGATTTTAGTGTTCAAGTTGGAAATAAAATAGGAACAGTTGGAATGGCAATTCCTGGAACTACAATAAAAATAGTTGACCCTTTGACTTTTGAAGAATTAGCTACAAATGAAGAGGGAATGATTCTAATTTGTGGTATTCAAGTGATGAAAGGTTATTTAAATGATGAGGTAAAAACTTCACAAGTGCTAAAAAAATTAAAAGGCAAAACCTATTATATTACGGGTGACAAAGGAAGATTGGATGAAGATGGTTTTTTAACTATTGTTGATAGATATTCAAGATTTGCAAAACTTGCTGGAGAAATGATAAGTTTAGGAGCTGTGGAAGAAAAAATCTCAAAAATAGTAGCTTTAGGTGAAGACTCTTTGGTTGATTTTATTGTAACTTCAATTGAAGATGAAAAAAAAGGTGAAAAAATAGTTCTTTTAATTTCAAATGTAAGTGAAGAGTTTGTATCAAATCTAAAAGAGAAAATGATAAGCAGTTTTGATAATAAACTAATGATTCCCTCAACTATAAAAATAGTAGAAGATATTCCAAAACTAGGAACTGGAAAAAAAGATTTTAAAGGAGCAAAAGAGTTAGCTTTATGCTAA